One window from the genome of Tachypleus tridentatus isolate NWPU-2018 chromosome 11, ASM421037v1, whole genome shotgun sequence encodes:
- the LOC143231840 gene encoding protein HEXIM1-like yields MADVDLISPRETFNAKRLEPAEDATSESTSRPIVIERQRPPSGYDENNCDQHSSQSEENDTEGQKLSDKMQPRKKNRRGKYKHKKRKWKPYYKLSWQERREVDERETMKANRVREVMLSHGQALAPYNTTQFLMDDHNVQEPDYEHINQGHRHIQKENVGDTSDEFYSSPEDEEDFLQQQFCEAYDDIHAERLISMSKTDLVQEYIQLEDRVEELEVKLRDAKSASSNKSVTDTEVQTPSVKETEQWEKSRIFRTEILKLAKENQHLRKENEKLKNMTVPSEQQYVCGLTTLETGFRPPWWAEHR; encoded by the coding sequence ATGGCAGATGTCGATTTAATTTCCCCTCGCGAAACATTTAATGCGAAAAGGCTTGAGCCAGCAGAAGACGCTACCTCAGAGTCTACGTCAAGGCCAATAGTTATTGAGCGCCAACGGCCACCTAGTGGATATGATGAAAACAACTGTGATCAGCATAGTAGCCAAAGTGAGGAAAATGATACAGAAGGGCAAAAACTTTCAGACAAAATGCAACCAAGGAAGAAAAATCGAAGAGGCAAGTATAAACACAAGAAAAGGAAGTGGAAAccttattataaattatcttgGCAGGAAAGGCGCGAAGTTGACGAACGTGAAACAATGAAGGCAAACCGTGTTCGAGAAGTTATGCTTTCTCACGGACAGGCCCTAGCACCATACAATACAACACAGTTTTTAATGGACGATCACAATGTTCAAGAACCTGATTATGAACATATTAACCAAGGACACCGTCACATTCAGAAGGAGAATGTAGGAGATACTTCGGATGAATTTTACAGTTCACCGGAAGACGAGGAAGACTTTTTGCAGCAACAGTTTTGTGAGGCATACGATGACATTCATGCCGAACGCTTAATTTCTATGTCAAAAACTGACCTTGTCCAAGAATATATTCAACTAGAAGACAGAGTCGAAGAACTTGAAGTGAAGTTAAGAGATGCTAAATCCGCGTCATCGAACAAATCAGTAACTGACACTGAAGTGCAAACGCCTAGTGTTAAAGAGACAGAACAGTGggaaaaaagtagaatatttcgAACAGAAATCTTGAAACTAGCGAAGGAAAACCAGCATCTAAGGAAAGAAAACGAGAAACTAAAAAATATG